The DNA region ATCATGGCCTAAATTCATATATGTGGGCTCAACCACATCTCTTTCCACTCTTATCTCAAAGTCTCTCTTCCACCATTCACCacattctctctctcaataATTTGATTCCTTTAAATTTATTCCTATCATTTATAGACAcaaatccaaaatcattgtttgaTGTAGAAAGACTATAAGAATGctctaattttgatttgttagcCAAAAATTACATATTGGTAATTGCCTTCTTATGGAGTAAAGTACAAACGAAAGCATGCAAGTCTAAAGTACCCAAATTGTGGTAGTTTAATATGGTACGTGATGAGGCTAGTGAACATTATTCATAAAATGAGGGTTAAAGTCTGGCTTAATCTAATACTGCTGATACGTAACGTAATGGCTTGTGATAGTGAATTAAAGagatacataaataaattaaaaatactgtGCTTAAAAGGCCTCAATATTCCAAGTTTTTGCTTAATTGGGCCTGTATGGCAATAGATTGTGTTGCCTGTAGTCTATTAGACCCGATGCCTCtctagactttttttttttttgaaaaccaacCTCTCTAGACTTTTAAATCagcttttcttctctttaaaaatataaaagtaaaatcatAATCTATACTAGTAAAGGTTTTTTATACGTAACTCCACAACATACATTATTAAAGTGTTACACACTATATATGtactaatttataaaacattaaactcaaaaaaaaaaacactacatatttctattaaaaaaattacatataaataaatattaaaaacgtATAGGCTTCTATTGTTAaccattaaagaaacaaaaagaaaataaataaaaaagaataatgcgtaccaaaataaatatttttttaggaattaaaagaaaagatgcagaaagtgaataaaataataaatggtgaccaaaaataataatttattttaaaatagattaaatattaaataaatcaaattataataaaaataccaaTACTACTTTTAGTGTATCTAAAatgaattttacatttgatttaaaaataaaatttataactaaatttatatatgtcatgttaaatattgataattaatattaagtattaacctacaataaaattttaagactactttaaaatattctttagtttttattGACGATATAAAGATCATACAATTTTTGAATAAAgtcttaaaattaatttaatatgaaGTTTGTATCAAAATCAGTTGGAGATCTTGATATCTTGTGCTATTGGAGAAGCACAAGATATTAGAATCGATGATTGCACTCAGAAGACCAAAGAACTCTTTGAGCAGATGGTTGTAGCCTTGCAGTGGGAAGTGCAGTGGAACCAGAACGTCTGAAGATCCAATTTACCACACTCGAACTGGCATTGAAATACACGTAAATTggaaaaattcccaaaaaaaactaccgctcatcttattaattttttgatttttttttccttcgatATTCTAATCTACcttaaggaaaaagaagaaaaacataaaaccagTTCAAACTCGTTTTTATGCGCTAATGGAGTTtgaactgattttgtttttttttccaaaagagcatagaaaattatgagttatgatctataacattgttaatggaaaaataagaaatgaaaaattatatattttcaggCAAAGTtaaaaaagttcatgtattattttggtaaaaataaataatttatgtattttctggaattttttcaaaaaatagtaACCCCGTCACAATGCCGTTAACGGTCGTATCGGAAACGAAGataaattggaaaaaataattatttatatatttttcatcaattaaaaaatattttgtgtatttttttgacaacaaaaaaagttcatattttttctgataaatattaaatagtttgtgtttttttgggaattttccctTCTTATATTCGGTATaaattaatcagaaaaaaatGCGGAAGCGAACGGGCtacaaagatattttttttatctaaatacagctttttttttttttttatctaagcCTCAATgttccaagtttttttttgtgaaccaCCAAACCATTTCGGTTATTTTTAAACCGGTAATCTGGTTAAGTATTTAACCTCgttgtctttttatttgtaccgtttctcatctttctctctGCAACTAAAAACTTACGCAGCCGCCGTCGCCGGAGTTATCCATCGCGAAGTTTTAAGCCTCCAGTATCGAGGCTCTTACATCGGAAGACCATGCCTTCGAATTTTACGTTTAAAGACCTCTGcctagatttagggtttttgcaaATAGGGTTTAGTAGTGTGATTATCGTAATCTGATTACTTAATTTCTGGTAACGTATGTTAGCTCACGTTTTCTCCAGAAGAACAAGCTTCCTTGTACGTTTCTTCCACGTCGCTAAGAAGTTCTCGAATCCTGAGCCTGAAGACATTCTCTTTAGTGCTCTCTGTTTGAATTTAAAACAGAGAAGATGGAACACTTTTCATCAATTCTCCTCAAATCTCACAAATTCGTTGGTAAGTCGAGTTCTTCGCGAGTTTCGAAGCTCACCGAAGCTAGCTCTAGAGTTCTACAACTGGGTTTTAGGTAATAATAATGTTGCTAAGTCTGAGAATCGTTTCGAAGCTTCTTGTGTGATGATTCATTTGCTGGTGGAATCGAGAAGATTCGATGATGCTTTATCGATTATGGTGGATTTGATGTCTGTGGAAGGTGAAAAGTTGAGTCCTTCACATGTTTTGTCCGGTTTGATTCGAAGTTACCAAGCGTGTGGTTCGAGTATTGATGTGTTTGATTCATTAGTTAGGGCTTGTACACAGAATAGTGATCCTGAAGGAGTTTATGAAGTGATTGATAAGACAAGAGCAGAGGGTTTTTGGGTATCTGTTCATGCGTTGAATAATTTTATGGGTTGTTTATTGAATTTGAATGAGATTGATTGGTTTTGGAAGGTTTACAAGGAGTTGGGTTCTTTAGGGTATGTTGAGAATGTGAATACTTTTAATCTTGTCATTTATTCGTTTTGTAAGGAGAATAAGTTGCGTGAAGCGTTATCAGTGTTTTACCGGATGCTTAAGTGTGGGGTTTGGCCTAATGTTGTTAGCTTTAATATGATGATTGATGGAGCTTGTAAGACGGGGGATATGGGATTTGCTTTGAAGCTCTTAGGGAAGATGGGAGTGATGTCTGGATTCTTTGTCTCACCTAATGCTGTGACGTACAATTCCGTTATCAATGGGTTTTGCAAGGTCGGGAGATTGGATTTGGCGGAAAGGATCCGCGGTGACATGGTTGATTCAGGTGTTGGTTGCAATGAAAGAACCTATGGAGCTTTAGTTGATGCGTATGGCAGAGCTGGAAGTTCAGATGAAGCTTTAAGGTTGTGTGATGAGATGACAAGTAAGGGACTTGTGGCGAATACTGTTGTCTGTAACTCTATTGTTTATTGGCTGTTTATGGAAGGTGATACTAAAGGAGCAATGAAGGTGTTGCGTGATATGATCAGTAAGAAGATGCAAATTGATAAGTTTACTCATGCCATTGTTGTAAGAGGTTTATGCAAAAACGGATATGTACAGGAAGCTGTTGATTTTCAGAGACAGATTTCAGAGAAGAATCTAGGGG from Camelina sativa cultivar DH55 chromosome 3, Cs, whole genome shotgun sequence includes:
- the LOC104778680 gene encoding pentatricopeptide repeat-containing protein At1g11710, mitochondrial-like; this encodes MLAHVFSRRTSFLVRFFHVAKKFSNPEPEDILFSALCLNLKQRRWNTFHQFSSNLTNSLVSRVLREFRSSPKLALEFYNWVLGNNNVAKSENRFEASCVMIHLLVESRRFDDALSIMVDLMSVEGEKLSPSHVLSGLIRSYQACGSSIDVFDSLVRACTQNSDPEGVYEVIDKTRAEGFWVSVHALNNFMGCLLNLNEIDWFWKVYKELGSLGYVENVNTFNLVIYSFCKENKLREALSVFYRMLKCGVWPNVVSFNMMIDGACKTGDMGFALKLLGKMGVMSGFFVSPNAVTYNSVINGFCKVGRLDLAERIRGDMVDSGVGCNERTYGALVDAYGRAGSSDEALRLCDEMTSKGLVANTVVCNSIVYWLFMEGDTKGAMKVLRDMISKKMQIDKFTHAIVVRGLCKNGYVQEAVDFQRQISEKNLGEDVVCHNTLMHHFVKDKKLPCADQILGNMLVRGMVLDVITFGTLIDGYLKEGKLERAIDTYDGMIKMKKTPNLVIYNSIVNGLSKRGLAGAAEAVVNAMASKDAITYNTLLNESLKTGNVEEAVNIISKVQTQDDEKLVSLVTYNILINHLCKFGCYEKAKEVLKIMVQRGVAPDPITYATLITSFSKNIGLEEVVELHDYMILRGVTPHEHIYRSIVHPLLNSSSVAN